The sequence GCCAGAATCGCTGGGCTTCTCCGAAGTTTTTGATCGGGGAAAGTTATGGCACCACGCGGGTGTCTGGATTGGTAAACCGTCTTCAGAACAGCCAATGGATGTACTTTAACGGGGTGGTGTTGGTATCACCCACGGACTTGGGCATTGACCGGGAAGGTCCGGTGGCCGCAGCGAATTACTTGCCTTATTATGCAGCAACTGCTTGGTACCACGGGGTCTTGGACAATGGCTTGCAGCAGAAGGACCTCGACGAAATTTTACCTGAAGTAGAAGCATTCACCGTAAATGAATTGATACCGGCCATGGTGAAGGGAGGTTTTCTGGAGGAGGAAAAGAAAAAAGCACTGGCCCGTAAAATGTCAGCGTATTCTGGTCTCAGTGAAAAAGTTATTCGGGAGCATAACTTAGCCGTGCCCACCAGCTTCTTTTGGAAGGAACTGCTGAGAGATGAAGGCTTGACCGTGGGAAGACTGGACAGCAGGTATCGGGGAGTGGACCGACAGGATGCTGGTAGCCGATATGATTATGATCCAGCCCTTTCCAGTTGGAATCATGCTTTTGCGCCAGCCTTTAACCACTATATGATCAATGAACTTGATTTTAAAACCGATATCAATTACTTCCTTTTTGGACCGGTACACCCTTGGGACCGGAGTGGCGATCAGACTGGCGAAAACCTTAGGTCAGCTCTGGCGGAAAATCCCTATTTACACGTCCTGATCCAATCAGGATATTATGATGGTGGTACCGATTATTTCAATGCGAAATATTCCATGTGGCAAATGGATCCCAGCGGAAAGCTAAAGGACAGGCTCTCTTGGAAAGGGTACCGAAGTGGTCACATGATGTATCTTCGGTCAGAGGATTTGGAGCAAGCTAATGATGATATTAGGGATTTTATAATCAAAGCGACCCCGGCAGCTGGATCCCCAGCAAAATATTGATTTTACATGCAGGTTCGGAATTGGCGAACCTTGTAAAGGTCATGAGACATCCATGGCGTAGAGGGCTACCGAAAGTCACCGACTTATGGTAGCCCTTTTTGGTTATATGCTCGTTCAAATTCCTGCAAGGATGAAATTGAGGTGTCAAAACCCATAAAAGCCCCCAGTTGCTGGTAAATTTCAGCTTTGGTCTTACCTATTTTTCTTAAACCATGGATGGAAGTACTTCCAGCGCTTTTGGAGAGTTTGTGCTCGCGGTCTTCCATGATGAGCGGGTGATGGTAAAAGGTGCTTTTGGAAAAGGTATTTTCAGGAAGCAGGCCTGCCAAGAAAAGCTGTGCCCAGCTGGAGTTCACTAGATCATTGCCGCGCACGATCAAGTCCACTCCGAAATGAATGTCATCCACAACAGATGCCAACTGGTATGCAGGTGCAGTATCTTTCTTTCGGATGATAAAGTCCTCCATCAATGCAGGAAGTTCGGAAATCACGCGTCCGCTTTCCAGCCGCATGCATATGGGGGTATCGTGGGTCTTCAAGCGCCAGTTGACCCTGTTTTTGTGTAAGTCGATGGCTTTTTCTCGGCAAGTCCCTGGATAGCGGCCATCAGGGGAAGCCTGAGCGATATCCTTTCGGCTGCATTGGCAGGCGTAGACCGCGGATTTAGCGGTGAGATGATCCAACGCTTTCTGATACAGGGGCATGCGGTGGATTTGAGAAAAGGAAGCATGGTAGTCTTCGATGTTTTTGGGACCATAGTGCCAAGTGAACCCCATAAATGCTAAGGTGTCGAACATGTCTTCCACATAAGGGGCTTTGATCCTGTTTTGGTCCAAGTCATCGATTCTTAGCAAGATTTTGGCTTGGTGTTTTTTGGCCAACGCGTAGGTGATGGCAAAGGAAAGGATGTTGCCAAGATGCAAGAAGCCGCTAGGAGTAGGGGCAATGCGGGTAAGGTGCAGTTTTGTTCCGGTTGATGACACAGGCTGGATGCGATATTGATTCAAAAGCAAAATATAATGTCTTTTTAGGAAATGATACACTGGAATTGCCAATGAATTGTTATACTTTAACACCTTTGAGTAGCTTGCTGGTGCAGGTAGTATTGATTTTTAAGTTAGAAACTTAGACAAATGGAAAACGATTTAAAGCTGGCCGTGCTCATAGACGCGGATAATATCCCTTCAGGATATGTACAGGAAATGATGGAAGAGATTGCGAAATATGGAAACCCTACGGTAAAGCGCATCTATGGAGATTGGACACAGCCAAATTTGGCCAAGTGGAAGGCCGTACTACTGGAAAATGCCATCACCCCCATGCAGCAATACAGCTATACCACCGGAAAAAATGCCACAGACTCTGCCATGATCATAGATGCCATGGATATTTTGTATTCTGAGCGGGTAGACGGTTTTTGTATTGTATCGAGTGATAGTGACTTCACCAAATTGGCCACTAGGCTCAGGGAAGCCAGTATGAAAGTGATCGGTATCGGAGAGAAAAAAACACCAACGCCTTTTATCGCTGCATGTGATAAGTTTATTTACCTCGAGATATTAAAGCAGGAAGAAAAAAAGGAAGCGCGACCTACAGCGGGCACTAATAAGCAAAGAGATTCAGGTGTCGATCAAATAACAGCCAAAGTTATCAAGCTGATTGCCAATACCATTTCGGACTGTGAAGACGATGATGGATGGGCGTATTTGGGGGATGTAGGGAATTTGCTTCAAAAGAAACAACCCAACTTTGACTCACGGAATTATGGTTTTCAAAAGTTGACCCCAATGATCAGTGCAGTCAATAAGTTTGAAATAGAACAACGCGAAGGACAACGCGGCAAGCATAAGTTGATTTATGTCCGTAATAAAAAATGATGGCCGGAAATAGCGGTATAAAGTGGTAAATTATCCCTGATAAATTACATGTCTACGAAATCTTCCATTAATTTTGTGAGATAAAAGTGTCCATCGGTATGGACTATAAGTGTGTGGGGTTTGGCACTTTTTTTGGGGAATGAGATTTAACCAATCAACTATCAATATGCTTAAACGGATATCAATTTTATTATTTGCAGGTTTATTCTTTTACAGCTGTGCCACGGTTCCGCTAAGTGGAAGGAAGCAGCTCAGCCTGGTGGACAATTCGGAAGTATTGCCCATGTCATTTCAGCAGTACAATGAGGTCAAGTCCGAAAGCAAGATTGTGACCAATACAGCAGATGGTGAAAGCGTGGTCAGGGTAGGAAAGCGAATTGCTGCAGCGGTGGAGACCTATCTGAACGATAATGGCCATGGAGATATTCTGAACGGGTTTGAATGGGAATTTAACCTTATACAAGATGACCAAGTAAATGCTTGGTGTATGCCAGGAGGTAAGGTGGCTTTCTACACCGGAATTATGCCAGTATGCCAAGATGATGCTGGTATTGCGGTGGTGATGGGCCATGAGGTGGCGCATGCGATTGCCAGCCATGCCAGAGAACGGATGTCTCAAGGGCTTGTAGCGAATGGCCTTTTGGGTGGCGTTCAAGCAGCCATGGGCCAAAACCCCAGTCTGACAGAGTCTATTTTTATGCAGGCCGTAGGAATGGGCAGCCAGGTAGGGATGCTTAAATTCTCCAGGGACCAAGAGTTGGAAGCCGACCAATTGGGATTAATCTTTATGGCCATGGCAGGATATGACCCTAGGGTAGCGCCTGAGTTTTGGCAACGTATGGAAGCCAAGTCTGGCGGAGAAGCGCCACCAGAGTTTTTGTCTACCCACCCTGGACCGAACAGGAGAATTGATGAGCTCAACAGCCAAATGCCGGAGGCATTGAAATACTATAAAATGTAAGTTTATTCCAAAAGATATTAAAAAGCCAAAGCACGTTAGTCTTTGGCTTTTTCTTTTTTATAAGGAAGTGAGTCTTGGGCGGATGAAGCTGCTGGCCTCATGGGTTATATTTAAAATTTTGAAAATCCCTGAAATCAGGGAAAGTGGTTTCTATTTATTTTTGTTAATTGTACGCTATTAGATTACGGAAACCAAATTGTTATCAAATGAACATGAAGCGCTTGTTATTGGTCTTTTTTATGTTGTGCTGGTCCGTCGTTTCTTTTGGCCAAAAATTAAAAGAAGACAAGAAGTTAACCGCCGCCTTAAATTCAGTTTTTGAGGGATTTAAGGGCACTGCAGGGATTTATGTAGAGCATTTGCCTTCTGGAAAGTATGCAGCCATAAATGCCGATACCATTTTTCCCACTGCAAGCATCGTTAAAATCCCGATTCTAATAGGGGTTTTTGATAAAATCGAAAAGGGTGAGTTGGACTACCACGAACCCTTGGTGTACCGGGATTCTATCAAGTATGGAGGGTCGGGCTTGATGCAGTATTTTGAGGATAGTACCCAGACGGACTTGAGTACCTTGCTGGCCTTGATGATCTCCTATAGTGACAATACCACCTCACTCTGGAACCAAGCTTTGGCAGGAGGGGGCGAAACCATCAATCCCCTCATGGAGCAGTATGGCATGGTGTCTACCCGTGTCAATTCCCGGACTCCAGGAAGAGATAAGGATTGGGAAAAGTACGGTTGGGGCCAAACTACCCCACGGGAAATGGCCACGTTGCTCAAGAAAATGAGAAAGGGTGAGCTCATCAGCCAAGCTGCATCCGAGCGGATGTACCGATTGATGACCAACGTTTATTACGATGATTATGCACTGTCGCAAATACCTCCTTACGTCCAGACAGCATCCAAGCAGGGGATGGTCAATGCGTCCCGTTCTGAGCTGGTCATGGTTAATGCTCCCCATGGGGATTATGTGCTATACATCGCGACTAAAAACAATGAAGACACCCGCTGGGAGCCAGATAATGAATCGTGGGTTTTGGCACGGAAGGTTTCGGCATTACTCTGGAACTATTTTGAGCCCAAAAGCCCTTGGAGTCCTTCTGCGGGCAGTGAAAAGTATTTTGAAGGTTTAGATTACTGAAAGTGGAAAAATTGGTGACTGATCAAGTAACGATACGCTGTGGTGCGGAAAGCATGGATGTGCATGCGGTTCACCAGTATTTGTCAGAAGTGTCCTATTGGGCCAGGGACATTGATTTTAAAAAAGTCCAGGATTCCATAGAACATTCCTTCTGTGCAGGAGCGTTTATCGGAAATGAGCAGGTAGGTTTTGTTCGGGCGGTCACCGATTACACCACCTTCGCTTGGGTTTCGGACGTTTATATCTTGGAGGAATTTTCAGGCAAGGGCATTGGCCAGCAAATGCTCAGGGAGTTTCTTGGGCAAGAATGGTTTGGAGACCTCAGAAGGGTCATGTTGGCCACCAAGGATGCTCATTCTTTATATGAAAAATTTGATTTTATGCCCTTGGATAAGCCTGAAATGTTTATGCAAGTCTTAAGCGATAAGTTCACCCTTTTGTAAATAAAACCGTCACCGTCCCAAAAGGAATCACAGGGACAATGACGGTTTGGTAGGCATGAGTTTTACAAACTATCAGCCATTAGTTGCCTCCTGAACCTTATAATTTCCCGGAATCAACCCAAAAGACCGTACCAGCCGGTTCCATGAATTGATCTGAATGACTTCTAAGGTGAGCAGTGCCATTTCTCGTTGGCTAAAGTGTTCCCTTAATTTGTCATGAATGTCATCACTATGTTCTTCAGCAGGCATGTGGGTAAGACGTTCTGCAAATTCAAGTACCGCTTGCTCTTTTTGAGAATAGTAAGGTGTTTCTCTCCATGCAGCCAATGAGACCAATCTAAGTGGCGTTTCACCTGCATGGGTAGCCTCCTTAAAATGCATGTCCAGACAATAAGCACAGCTATTGATCTGGGAAACCCTCATTTTGATCAGGCTTTTAAGGGGATTTCCTACCCCGTTTTGATCGAGGTAGTTTTGAACTTCTTTTAGGGATTCATAAAGCCCTTGGGGCAGCTCCTGATGTGAAATACGTTCTTTCATGATAGTGTATTATTTGGTTTTGCCCTAAAGACAATCCATCATGATTTTTGTGACAGCTGGTGAAGTCTTTTTTGTAAAAAAAGTAGTTTTTCCGGATTACGGATGAAAAATATCCGGGCAATTTTACGGTTTTCAAAAACAAACACCTGACAGTTGGTCACTTCACCTGCCGGTGTGAGGTAAAGTATAGCAGGGCTGTGGTTAACGGTGGTAGGGAGTAGGTTAATTTCTTGATAGAATTTTCTAAATAACCCTTGAAGCATGGCGACCACCCTGTGTGTTCCTTGAACGAGTTTGGTGCCGGCAGGTACTTTTCCGCCGCCATCAGAAGTAAGGGAGATGTCTTCTAGAAGCAATTCTTCCAGGGCTTTAGCATCGGCGTTTTTTATGGCTTTTAAATACGCCTCAACTCCTTCGCGGTTAGGCTCTATGACCTGGGGGGAAGTAGTGTTTCGAAGCTTTTTTTTGGCTCTGGAAAGTTGTTGCCTTGACGTTTCTTGGCTGATGTCCAAGGTTTGACTGATCGCTTTATGACTGTAGCCAAATGACTCTTTTAGCAGGAAAACTGCTCGTGGGCCAGGTTCCAGTTGTTCGAGTAATAGCATCATGGAATAGGAGAGAATGTGCTCATCTTCCAACCTTTCCGTGTCCATGTTGGTGATTACAGGTTCTGGGAGCCAATCGTTAGGATAGTGAAGAAGTGATCTGTTGAGCTGTTTTTTACGGTTGATGGCTTGGTTGATGACCATGCGAATAAGGTACGCTTTTTCATTTTGGATGGTGTTGGTATCCAAGGTTAAAAACTTTTCAAATACGTCCTGTACCACATCTTCTGCCTCCATGGCAGCTCCCAGGATGTTGTAAGCATAGGTAAAAAGTAATGGACGGAATCTCTCCATGGGATGGTACGTTGGTTTTACAGCAAACTGAGGTGGATATGAAATCCTCCAAGCTAAAATGGTCAAGGTTTCCTTACAAATATAAATAATAAGATTTTTTTCCATAAAAAAGGTTTTTTCAATGATGAGACTATGACGATGTTTTTTAACTGCCAAGGGTCGTTTAAAGATGAATGGTTGTGGGGACGACATTATTGAAGCCATTTAGTATACATCCTAGATGAAAAAATCATCGCGTAAAAAGTGATACATTACGTGAATTTAACTATTATGACAAAAGTCATGTTTTTGACAATGGAATAGACTTACTTTTGTGGTGTCTTTACCAATACATTAGAATTGTGCCAGTCATGAAAAATAAGAATACACCGTGTGAGCTTTGTATAAGCCGAAAATTTTCCTTGTTTTCAGATTTATCCGAAGAGCATCTGTGTAGTTTGTCACAAAATAAAAATTTGATTACCCACCAAAAGGGACAAGTATTGTTCTATGAAGGAACCAAGCCTTTAGGTATTTTTTGTATTAGTTCAGGGATTGTAAAAGTGTATAAAACCGCTTCAAATGGAAAGGACCAAATCATTCGTCTTGCCCAAAAAGGAGATTTTTTAGGATATACTTCGCTATTGGGAGAAGATGTATATAGTAATGCTGCATCGATTGTAGAAGATGCCAATATTTGCTTTATCCCTAAGGAAACCTTTTTAAATATACTCTCAAAGGATAATAATTTTCATCGGCGGTTGACCAAATCGATCTGTCAATCACTTGGAATGATGGAGGAAAAGCTCACTGATGCGACACAAAAGACCATTCGTGAACGTTTGGCTTTTACTTTGCTGAAACTAAGTGATTCCTATGGTATAGACGGTGGAGCGAGCCAAAAAATCAATATCAACCTGACCAGGGAAGAATTGGCAGGATTGGTGGGGACTGCTACCGAAACGGTCATTAGACTTCTTTCAGAATTTAAGAAAGATAAGATGGTGCGTTTTGAAGGTAAAAAAATCATCGTGATGGACCGAAATGCCCTCGCACGACTTTCTGACTTTTATAAGGTTTAGTTTTGACATTATAATTTCCCGATTTAATAAATAATAGTGGCTGTAGACATGTGTCTACCGCTTATTGTGAAGTTAGCAGGTGTGATAAAAAGACTTACTAGTTTTAACCTTTCATTTTTTATAAAAAAACCATTCACTTTTATCATTGTCCGCAGGTGTCAGGTTGGGAATTGAAGGTTGTTTTTATTGATTTATGTGACAAATGTCATATCATACCGTGAGCTTATATCATCTTTTTCCATTTGACTGGCAGATACCTTTGTTAAGGAATTAATCGGTCAAATATGAAAGAGGATGACATGAATACCCGTAAAAATGAAAGCAAATTTTGGCTTACATTAAGCAAGGACGAGTTGCCCATAAATGCTATGGGCCGTTCAGGGGAGAGATGTTTGTCCGAAAACCAGTTCCGACCAAAATTACTTGTTGGTGAATTGACGAAAGTTTCGACTTGGCATAAGCAAAAAAAATTAAAACCGACCGAGTGGAGACCGAGCGCTGATATCCCTGTTGTAATTTGCGGTGCAAAGATCTCACTTGAAAAAGTCTTGTTGCACTATGATGGGAAAGCACAGACGGCTAAAAGCATCATACGTTTTGTTTCCATTTTTGAAGAGGAGCTGAAGTATAGTCAGATCACCATTGTTTCGCCTGGTTTTATTCCCAAATCTAAGATTCGTGAAGAGGCCTCTTTGGTTCGGCTATTGTCCAAAAAATCCCAAGAGACTAGTTTTATCAAGTTTAATTTCACCCAAATCGAACAATTTTGGCAATATGCCCAACAGCACAATTTTACTTTCTTGGTTACACCCAAAAAGTATTTGTCAAGTCTCCTTCACCTATTGGGATCTCTTCACCACCCTAAACCAAACAGTTTCTTGAAGTTAAGTATTTACTTGAGCTAGTAAAAAAACACCAAATTGAACGCTTTGAATTTACTTTATATTGTTAAATTTATTTAAATTATGGCATAACCGTGATAAATATGAGACAAATTGACAATAGGAGTTTTGTGTTGTGTTATCATTGTGGTGAAAAATGCCAAGAGGAATCCTTGGTATTTGATGAAAAAGATTTTTGCTGTCCAGGCTGTAAGTTGGTATATGAGGTGCTGCAAGAAAATGACCTTTCCAGCTATTATGAATATGGATCCCGTCCCGGAATCCGTCAAGCAGTTCCTCACGCACCAGGAAATCAATTCGATTATTTGAACGAACCTGAGGTCATTCAGAAACTGGTGGATTTTTCGAATGACAAGGAGTCGCACATTACGTTCCACATTCCCGCCATTCACTGTGCCTCTTGTATTTGGTTATTGGAGCACCTGCACCAGCTGTGCAATGGTGTGTTTTATTCCAGGACAGACTTTGTAAAAAAAGAGTGTAAAGTTAAGTTTTATACCGACCGGACCAGTTTGCGGGAAGTGGTGGAGCTCCTTTCTAAAATTGGATATCCTCCCACCCTTAATTTGTCAAACGTTAATCCAAAAAAAACTTCTTCTAAAGTCGATAAGCGGCTGATTTATAAATTAGCCGTAGCAGGCTTTTGTTTTGGCAATATGATGTTTTTCAGCTTGCCGGAATATTTCAGTGAGGTTTCCCTGCTGGAAGAGGAATTTAGGGGTCTTTTCGGTTACCTTAATTTAGCATTGTCACTTCCGATTGTGTTTTATGCAGCCACTGATTATTACCGATCGGCATGGTATGCCTTGAAGAATGGTACAGTGAACATGGATGTACCCATTGTCATGGGCATAGCGGCCTTATTTTTTTACAGTCTACATGAGGTCCTCGGAGGAGGAACAGGCTATTTGGATTCTTTGGGGGGATTGATATTCTTTTTGCTCATTGGAAAATATTACCAGCAGAAAACCTACGATACCCTCTCTTTTGATCGGGATTACGCGGCTTATTTCCCGTTGGCGGTCACCAGAATGAGGCAAGAAGGGGAAGAGGTGATTTCCATGCCCAAACTCCAGGTGGGAGACACTATTAAAGTCAGAAAAGGCGAATTGATCCCTGCCGATAGCCTTTTGATCCAAGGGGATGCCCAGATAGATTATAGTTTTGTGACAGGGGAAGAAGTGCCGGTTACGGTACCCAAGGGAAGTATTATCTATGCAGGCGGGAGGCAGCAGGCTGGTGCCTTGCTGTTGAATGTCCAGAAGGAACCTTCCCAAGGGTATTTGACGGGGCTGTGGAACCACGAAAGTTTCAAGGAATTGCCCAAGGAGGACCTGAGCACTTTGGCCAATAAGATCAGTGGTAAATTCACGGTAGCCGTGCTGGTGATTGCATTGGTGACGTTCATTTTTTGGAGTTTGAATGATTTGGCGATGGGAGTAAAGGCCTTTTCCAGTGTGCTTATTGTGGCTTGTCCTTGTGCCTTGGCCCTTTCCACGCCATTTACCCTTGGCAATACCTTGCGGATAATGGGCCATCAAAAATTCTTCCTGAAAAATGGGCAAGTTATCGAGCGTCTGGCAGGAATTACGGATTACGTTTTTGATAAAACCGGAACCTTGACCGATCCGACTTTGGCCAATGTCATGTTTATCGGGGAAGCCCTTTCAGAAGACCTGAAGATAGCCATCAAAAGCATGGTAAGCGAGTCTACACATCCCTTGAGCCACCGCATAAACAGTTGGCTTCCAGTATACGAATCAGTGTTTATTGAAGGCTTTCAGGAGCAACTTGGACGTGGTTTGGAAGCCTTGTATCAAGGGGATATCATACGACTGGGATCTCCCGAGTGGTTGGGATTAGGCAAGGTAAAAAGCAAAGAAGGGGAGAACCGGGTGTATTTGGCTGTCAATGGTAAAGTGCTCGGTTATTTTCACATCATGAGCACCTTGAGGGCAGGCGTGGAGGAAACCATCCATGAGCTCAAAAACAATGGAAATGTTCACGTTTTGTCAGGAGACAGGGCCACGGAAGCGGTGAAGTTAAAAGAGACATTGGGAGCAGACGTGATGCTAAACTTCCATCAGAGCCCTATGGACAAGCTGAAATACCTTAG comes from Echinicola vietnamensis DSM 17526 and encodes:
- a CDS encoding serine hydrolase, producing MNMKRLLLVFFMLCWSVVSFGQKLKEDKKLTAALNSVFEGFKGTAGIYVEHLPSGKYAAINADTIFPTASIVKIPILIGVFDKIEKGELDYHEPLVYRDSIKYGGSGLMQYFEDSTQTDLSTLLALMISYSDNTTSLWNQALAGGGETINPLMEQYGMVSTRVNSRTPGRDKDWEKYGWGQTTPREMATLLKKMRKGELISQAASERMYRLMTNVYYDDYALSQIPPYVQTASKQGMVNASRSELVMVNAPHGDYVLYIATKNNEDTRWEPDNESWVLARKVSALLWNYFEPKSPWSPSAGSEKYFEGLDY
- a CDS encoding heavy metal translocating P-type ATPase, with the translated sequence MRQIDNRSFVLCYHCGEKCQEESLVFDEKDFCCPGCKLVYEVLQENDLSSYYEYGSRPGIRQAVPHAPGNQFDYLNEPEVIQKLVDFSNDKESHITFHIPAIHCASCIWLLEHLHQLCNGVFYSRTDFVKKECKVKFYTDRTSLREVVELLSKIGYPPTLNLSNVNPKKTSSKVDKRLIYKLAVAGFCFGNMMFFSLPEYFSEVSLLEEEFRGLFGYLNLALSLPIVFYAATDYYRSAWYALKNGTVNMDVPIVMGIAALFFYSLHEVLGGGTGYLDSLGGLIFFLLIGKYYQQKTYDTLSFDRDYAAYFPLAVTRMRQEGEEVISMPKLQVGDTIKVRKGELIPADSLLIQGDAQIDYSFVTGEEVPVTVPKGSIIYAGGRQQAGALLLNVQKEPSQGYLTGLWNHESFKELPKEDLSTLANKISGKFTVAVLVIALVTFIFWSLNDLAMGVKAFSSVLIVACPCALALSTPFTLGNTLRIMGHQKFFLKNGQVIERLAGITDYVFDKTGTLTDPTLANVMFIGEALSEDLKIAIKSMVSESTHPLSHRINSWLPVYESVFIEGFQEQLGRGLEALYQGDIIRLGSPEWLGLGKVKSKEGENRVYLAVNGKVLGYFHIMSTLRAGVEETIHELKNNGNVHVLSGDRATEAVKLKETLGADVMLNFHQSPMDKLKYLRRLDAEGKSTVMIGDGLNDAGALQASHVGIAVTDQSTYFSPASDAIMDVEALTKLPAFIGLARNGKQVIMASFVISLVYNVAGIGLAVQGLLSPVVCAVLMPLSSISVVVFTTVMMNYFAYKKGLKTKWLWK
- a CDS encoding Crp/Fnr family transcriptional regulator; protein product: MKNKNTPCELCISRKFSLFSDLSEEHLCSLSQNKNLITHQKGQVLFYEGTKPLGIFCISSGIVKVYKTASNGKDQIIRLAQKGDFLGYTSLLGEDVYSNAASIVEDANICFIPKETFLNILSKDNNFHRRLTKSICQSLGMMEEKLTDATQKTIRERLAFTLLKLSDSYGIDGGASQKININLTREELAGLVGTATETVIRLLSEFKKDKMVRFEGKKIIVMDRNALARLSDFYKV
- a CDS encoding GNAT family N-acetyltransferase, with product MEKLVTDQVTIRCGAESMDVHAVHQYLSEVSYWARDIDFKKVQDSIEHSFCAGAFIGNEQVGFVRAVTDYTTFAWVSDVYILEEFSGKGIGQQMLREFLGQEWFGDLRRVMLATKDAHSLYEKFDFMPLDKPEMFMQVLSDKFTLL
- a CDS encoding M48 family metallopeptidase; the encoded protein is MLKRISILLFAGLFFYSCATVPLSGRKQLSLVDNSEVLPMSFQQYNEVKSESKIVTNTADGESVVRVGKRIAAAVETYLNDNGHGDILNGFEWEFNLIQDDQVNAWCMPGGKVAFYTGIMPVCQDDAGIAVVMGHEVAHAIASHARERMSQGLVANGLLGGVQAAMGQNPSLTESIFMQAVGMGSQVGMLKFSRDQELEADQLGLIFMAMAGYDPRVAPEFWQRMEAKSGGEAPPEFLSTHPGPNRRIDELNSQMPEALKYYKM
- a CDS encoding tRNA glutamyl-Q synthetase: MLLNQYRIQPVSSTGTKLHLTRIAPTPSGFLHLGNILSFAITYALAKKHQAKILLRIDDLDQNRIKAPYVEDMFDTLAFMGFTWHYGPKNIEDYHASFSQIHRMPLYQKALDHLTAKSAVYACQCSRKDIAQASPDGRYPGTCREKAIDLHKNRVNWRLKTHDTPICMRLESGRVISELPALMEDFIIRKKDTAPAYQLASVVDDIHFGVDLIVRGNDLVNSSWAQLFLAGLLPENTFSKSTFYHHPLIMEDREHKLSKSAGSTSIHGLRKIGKTKAEIYQQLGAFMGFDTSISSLQEFERAYNQKGLP
- a CDS encoding sigma-70 family RNA polymerase sigma factor codes for the protein MERFRPLLFTYAYNILGAAMEAEDVVQDVFEKFLTLDTNTIQNEKAYLIRMVINQAINRKKQLNRSLLHYPNDWLPEPVITNMDTERLEDEHILSYSMMLLLEQLEPGPRAVFLLKESFGYSHKAISQTLDISQETSRQQLSRAKKKLRNTTSPQVIEPNREGVEAYLKAIKNADAKALEELLLEDISLTSDGGGKVPAGTKLVQGTHRVVAMLQGLFRKFYQEINLLPTTVNHSPAILYLTPAGEVTNCQVFVFENRKIARIFFIRNPEKLLFLQKRLHQLSQKS
- a CDS encoding NYN domain-containing protein; amino-acid sequence: MENDLKLAVLIDADNIPSGYVQEMMEEIAKYGNPTVKRIYGDWTQPNLAKWKAVLLENAITPMQQYSYTTGKNATDSAMIIDAMDILYSERVDGFCIVSSDSDFTKLATRLREASMKVIGIGEKKTPTPFIAACDKFIYLEILKQEEKKEARPTAGTNKQRDSGVDQITAKVIKLIANTISDCEDDDGWAYLGDVGNLLQKKQPNFDSRNYGFQKLTPMISAVNKFEIEQREGQRGKHKLIYVRNKK
- a CDS encoding S10 family peptidase translates to MKRLILLMLAGMCFTVWAAQAQQMLHSDSSAVSSHQVTIKGKRVPYTATVGTQPVWDKKGKEVAYLFYTYYQRSDVEDKTNRPLVVSFNGGPGSASIWMHIAYTGPVLLNIDEEGNPVQPYGYRENPHSILDVADIVYVDPVNTGYSRITDKEADRSQFFGVNADVNYLAEWVRTFVTRQNRWASPKFLIGESYGTTRVSGLVNRLQNSQWMYFNGVVLVSPTDLGIDREGPVAAANYLPYYAATAWYHGVLDNGLQQKDLDEILPEVEAFTVNELIPAMVKGGFLEEEKKKALARKMSAYSGLSEKVIREHNLAVPTSFFWKELLRDEGLTVGRLDSRYRGVDRQDAGSRYDYDPALSSWNHAFAPAFNHYMINELDFKTDINYFLFGPVHPWDRSGDQTGENLRSALAENPYLHVLIQSGYYDGGTDYFNAKYSMWQMDPSGKLKDRLSWKGYRSGHMMYLRSEDLEQANDDIRDFIIKATPAAGSPAKY
- a CDS encoding carboxymuconolactone decarboxylase family protein — protein: MKERISHQELPQGLYESLKEVQNYLDQNGVGNPLKSLIKMRVSQINSCAYCLDMHFKEATHAGETPLRLVSLAAWRETPYYSQKEQAVLEFAERLTHMPAEEHSDDIHDKLREHFSQREMALLTLEVIQINSWNRLVRSFGLIPGNYKVQEATNG